The Beijerinckiaceae bacterium genome has a window encoding:
- a CDS encoding serine/threonine protein kinase has protein sequence MSLPRMIGPYQITERLATGGAGEVYAGIDTKVGREVAIKFLRPELAGDSSYVDRFLAEAKSLGRLNHPNIATLYALPQEDDHVCMIMELVRGRTVEQIIQERRRPLAVRESLAILAQVTDGLAYAHDQGVIHRDIKPSNLMVTESGRVKIMDFGIARVRGSDRMTRMGSAVGTPLYMSPEQCRGLEGDERSDIYSLAVVLYELLAGSPPFKGDTDYELTRAHIGTLPPPLIPRISGIDPSLESAIMIALSKRPEQRFPTMRAFSDAIGATALRGDATAIIHNHTSLIQGATATQETAKPPALHTVALALARSRAATVMRRFKGLHPAVQGVLAGAFAVAIVAGVFLLRAGPEPSPSYGTSGPSQTATDFKSRAVGGPLDQSSRMAPTNMTQEKLSVSEGCNTSFPDCGRTASKTQVQPQPIEQQPSLRMEASNAPETDKPKFADFETAEKQGNYPEAYTIAKGMDKSGDPAGAYGLGLLYFRGNGVPSDQQQAFYYFSKAAHEGYGMAQSKLGVMYHQGFGGVRKDYESARYWFEKAAASGVAEAMSALSGMCHRREGKLKPDCEQDWSDRAAKAGYIPEP, from the coding sequence ATGAGCCTGCCCCGGATGATTGGTCCCTATCAGATCACGGAGCGACTAGCGACAGGCGGCGCCGGTGAGGTGTACGCCGGAATCGACACGAAAGTCGGACGCGAAGTCGCGATCAAATTCCTGCGCCCGGAACTGGCCGGCGATTCCAGCTATGTCGACCGTTTCCTCGCCGAGGCGAAAAGTCTGGGACGCCTCAACCATCCCAACATTGCGACGCTCTATGCCCTGCCGCAAGAGGATGATCACGTCTGCATGATCATGGAGCTCGTCCGCGGCCGCACCGTCGAGCAGATCATTCAGGAACGCCGCCGGCCTCTTGCGGTAAGGGAAAGTCTCGCGATCCTGGCCCAGGTCACCGACGGCTTGGCCTACGCCCACGATCAGGGCGTGATCCATCGCGACATCAAACCCTCGAATTTGATGGTCACCGAGTCCGGCCGCGTGAAGATCATGGATTTTGGCATCGCGCGGGTGCGCGGCAGCGATCGCATGACCCGCATGGGCAGCGCGGTCGGCACGCCGCTTTATATGTCGCCGGAACAATGCCGCGGTTTGGAAGGCGACGAACGCAGCGACATCTATTCGCTCGCCGTCGTCCTTTATGAGCTGTTGGCCGGAAGCCCGCCCTTCAAGGGAGACACCGACTATGAGCTGACCCGCGCTCATATCGGCACGCTGCCGCCGCCGCTCATCCCCCGCATATCTGGAATCGACCCCTCGCTCGAATCGGCCATCATGATCGCCTTATCCAAGCGACCGGAGCAACGTTTCCCGACGATGCGCGCCTTCAGCGATGCGATCGGCGCGACGGCGCTTCGGGGCGATGCGACGGCGATCATTCATAACCACACCAGCCTCATCCAGGGGGCAACGGCCACCCAGGAAACCGCGAAACCGCCAGCCTTGCATACGGTCGCGCTGGCCTTGGCGCGGAGCCGGGCGGCCACCGTCATGCGCCGGTTCAAGGGCCTTCATCCGGCCGTTCAAGGTGTTCTGGCAGGCGCCTTTGCCGTGGCCATTGTAGCCGGCGTTTTTCTGTTGCGGGCTGGCCCCGAGCCATCCCCCTCGTACGGAACTTCGGGCCCGTCGCAGACCGCGACGGATTTCAAATCGCGAGCCGTTGGAGGCCCACTCGATCAATCCTCGCGGATGGCCCCGACCAATATGACGCAGGAAAAACTGTCGGTGTCGGAAGGTTGCAACACGAGCTTTCCAGATTGCGGCAGGACCGCCAGCAAAACCCAGGTCCAGCCACAGCCAATCGAGCAACAGCCTTCGCTCCGAATGGAGGCCTCCAATGCGCCGGAGACCGACAAGCCGAAGTTTGCGGATTTTGAAACGGCCGAGAAACAAGGGAACTATCCGGAGGCCTACACCATCGCCAAAGGCATGGATAAGAGCGGCGATCCGGCCGGCGCCTATGGATTGGGTCTGCTCTATTTTCGCGGCAACGGGGTGCCTTCCGACCAGCAGCAAGCCTTTTATTATTTCTCAAAGGCCGCCCACGAAGGTTACGGCATGGCGCAATCCAAACTTGGCGTGATGTATCACCAAGGCTTCGGTGGCGTTCGCAAGGATTACGAGAGCGCCCGCTACTGGTTTGAGAAGGCGGCGGCGAGTGGCGTCGCGGAAGCCATGTCCGCCCTCAGCGGCATGTGTCATCGGCGCGAAGGCAAGTTGAAGCCGGATTGTGAACAGGACTGGTCGGATCGCGCGGCCAAGGCCGGATATATTCCCGAGCCGTGA
- a CDS encoding serine/threonine-protein phosphatase, with the protein MALASEPAAEFQIVGAMLTDVGRVRSSNEDSVAFVIPSNNEPSARRGSLLLVADGMGGHAAGEVASALAVEVVRRVYFLLDAPVPDSLLTAFEAANRAILDHSKSNPDCKGMGTTCTALAIHDGRVWLAHVGDSRAYLLRNGKLTQLSEDQTLHAQMIRDGLVTAEEAKDSAGGNIVLQALGTRPDVEPAVWGEGISLADGDILILCSDGLTNMVPDKAIAEAAARAAPQEACSNLVAAALKAGGYDNVSVGIFAVRAKNGQATGTQTTTRRIDIAETDAEDAAFEAATTRIIKVPEGLA; encoded by the coding sequence ATGGCGCTTGCGTCAGAACCCGCCGCTGAATTCCAAATCGTTGGCGCGATGCTGACCGATGTCGGCCGCGTGCGGAGTTCGAACGAGGACTCCGTCGCCTTCGTCATCCCGTCCAACAATGAGCCCAGCGCGCGGCGTGGCAGCCTGCTGCTCGTTGCCGACGGGATGGGCGGACATGCGGCGGGGGAAGTCGCGAGCGCCCTCGCCGTGGAAGTCGTGCGCCGCGTCTATTTCCTGCTCGACGCGCCCGTTCCGGATTCCCTCCTGACCGCCTTCGAGGCGGCCAATCGCGCCATTCTCGACCACAGCAAAAGCAATCCCGATTGCAAAGGCATGGGCACGACCTGCACGGCGCTCGCCATCCATGACGGCCGCGTCTGGCTCGCGCATGTGGGCGACAGCCGCGCCTATCTTTTGCGCAACGGCAAATTGACTCAATTGAGTGAAGATCAAACGCTCCACGCGCAGATGATCCGCGACGGCTTGGTGACGGCCGAAGAAGCCAAAGACAGCGCCGGCGGCAACATTGTGCTGCAGGCGCTTGGCACGCGTCCGGACGTTGAGCCCGCCGTGTGGGGCGAAGGCATTTCATTGGCCGACGGGGACATTCTCATCCTGTGTTCGGACGGCCTTACAAACATGGTGCCCGACAAGGCGATCGCGGAGGCCGCCGCACGGGCGGCGCCGCAGGAGGCCTGCTCGAATCTCGTCGCGGCGGCGCTCAAGGCCGGCGGATATGACAATGTATCGGTCGGCATCTTCGCGGTGCGTGCCAAGAACGGCCAAGCCACGGGCACGCAGACAACGACGCGGCGCATCGATATTGCTGAGACGGACGCAGAAGATGCGGCCTTCGAGGCGGCCACAACCCGCATCATCAAAGTGCCGGAGGGTCTAGCATGA
- a CDS encoding phosphopeptide-binding protein — MSNDGIERIIIRHVNGSKANQIEQISLGDLTEITIGRDPSSTIAFDSPRDDVVSRRHAVIRVVREPHISFRLADLGSSNGTFLNGERITDELELLPDDAIGLGKNGVKLIFDVQPRPSSLASRTRLIDVGDAAATRVIKTAEIAASMAANDAVTKTNIGADTGTGKFEPPPKTGVGKETVLHLLGEERRATSRIWIASLAGFAAFVALGGAFFYWKHAHDQQELQTQNQRLKDDLSRRQAGLESKTDEQFGLSSQDIVKQFGNATAQISTSWRLYDQTTGKPVFHQTFRDHERRSKDLYTYPAYVRMPNNVVVRWLTLEDDNRTNIPIGERLQGTGFVVSEHGFILTNKHVAAPWNLAFGQSDPANDSRFGWLYEIGGGPGAKDPKLRYPTRIDLADEDYSSLKAWAPASGGLVFVKNMALFPNGVEGNIPDPSKGGTHTFFGRDDVLEVRFANSRVSAAANLARVSSESDAALIKVDTPQLLNKLEIASDDDVTVGEKVIALGYPSVARSAIAFNSTIENGQIRKNEDIVPLPFVSEGIVALVSPAAKTENGITMVGLSGDMIQLSINSTGAGNSGGPVFNKAGKVIGLFTYGISRGGANTSGAVPIKYGRDLLQSQHP, encoded by the coding sequence ATGAGTAATGACGGGATTGAACGGATCATCATCCGTCATGTAAATGGCTCGAAGGCTAACCAGATTGAACAAATTTCTCTTGGCGATTTGACCGAGATCACGATCGGACGCGACCCATCGTCGACGATCGCGTTCGATTCTCCCCGCGATGACGTTGTGAGCCGTCGCCATGCCGTAATCCGCGTGGTTCGGGAGCCGCATATTTCGTTCCGACTCGCCGATCTCGGCAGCAGCAATGGGACGTTTCTGAATGGCGAACGGATCACGGACGAGCTGGAGCTTCTGCCCGACGATGCCATCGGATTGGGCAAGAATGGCGTGAAGCTCATCTTTGACGTGCAGCCGCGGCCGTCCAGCCTGGCGTCACGGACCCGCTTGATCGACGTCGGCGACGCGGCGGCAACGCGCGTCATCAAAACTGCCGAGATCGCGGCTTCGATGGCCGCCAATGATGCGGTCACCAAGACCAATATCGGCGCCGACACGGGGACCGGCAAGTTCGAACCCCCGCCGAAAACCGGCGTCGGCAAAGAGACCGTGCTCCATTTGCTCGGTGAAGAGCGCCGGGCGACCAGCCGCATCTGGATTGCTTCGCTCGCCGGTTTCGCCGCTTTCGTCGCATTAGGTGGTGCATTCTTCTATTGGAAGCACGCCCATGATCAGCAGGAGCTGCAAACCCAAAACCAGCGGCTGAAGGATGATCTTTCCCGACGGCAGGCCGGGCTCGAGTCAAAGACCGACGAGCAGTTCGGCTTGAGTTCGCAAGACATCGTCAAGCAATTCGGGAACGCGACGGCCCAGATCAGCACCTCCTGGCGCCTCTACGACCAGACCACCGGCAAACCCGTGTTTCATCAGACGTTCCGGGACCATGAGAGACGCAGCAAGGACCTCTACACCTACCCGGCCTATGTGCGCATGCCCAACAATGTGGTCGTCCGCTGGCTCACGCTCGAAGACGACAATCGGACCAATATTCCGATCGGCGAACGGCTGCAGGGCACCGGCTTCGTCGTCAGCGAACATGGGTTCATCCTGACCAACAAGCATGTCGCGGCGCCCTGGAACCTCGCCTTCGGCCAATCCGATCCCGCCAATGATTCAAGGTTCGGTTGGCTGTATGAGATCGGCGGCGGTCCCGGCGCCAAGGATCCCAAACTGCGCTATCCGACACGGATCGATTTGGCGGACGAAGATTACAGCTCCCTCAAAGCCTGGGCTCCGGCTTCCGGCGGCCTGGTCTTCGTGAAGAATATGGCATTGTTTCCGAACGGCGTGGAAGGGAACATCCCCGATCCGTCCAAAGGCGGGACCCATACGTTTTTCGGGCGCGACGATGTGCTCGAAGTTCGCTTTGCCAACAGCCGGGTGAGCGCCGCGGCCAATCTCGCGCGTGTTTCCAGTGAAAGTGACGCGGCCCTTATCAAGGTCGACACGCCGCAGCTCCTCAACAAATTGGAAATCGCCAGCGATGACGATGTGACCGTCGGCGAGAAAGTCATCGCCCTCGGTTATCCGTCGGTGGCGCGCTCGGCGATTGCCTTTAATTCCACCATCGAAAATGGCCAGATCCGGAAAAACGAGGATATCGTGCCGCTGCCTTTCGTCAGCGAGGGAATCGTGGCCCTGGTCAGCCCCGCGGCCAAGACCGAGAACGGGATCACCATGGTGGGCCTCTCGGGCGACATGATCCAGCTGAGCATCAACTCGACGGGCGCGGGCAATAGCGGCGGCCCTGTATTCAACAAAGCCGGGAAGGTCATTGGCTTGTTCACCTACGGCATCAGCCGTGGAGGGGCGAACACGTCCGGGGCCGTTCCGATCAAATACGGCCGCGATCTTCTGCAGTCGCAACATCCTTAA
- a CDS encoding molybdopterin adenylyltransferase: MAEETNRAAIIGVVTASDRASAGLYEDQSGPAIVAYLSKILTSPFHIVQKIIPDGFESVRDTLIELADKEKCDLILTTGGTGPSPRDLTPEATEAAAARVLPGFGELMRQESLKQVPTAILSRQIAAHRGPCLIINLPGKPASIETCLNAIFPAVPYCLDLIGAASIQTNAAILKSFRPKP; this comes from the coding sequence ATGGCGGAAGAGACAAACCGCGCGGCCATTATCGGGGTCGTCACTGCTTCCGACCGCGCCAGCGCCGGGCTTTATGAAGATCAAAGCGGACCCGCCATTGTCGCCTACCTGTCCAAGATTCTGACGAGCCCGTTTCATATCGTCCAAAAAATAATTCCGGATGGGTTCGAATCCGTGCGTGATACGCTTATCGAACTCGCGGATAAGGAGAAGTGCGATTTGATCCTGACCACCGGTGGCACCGGGCCCTCCCCCCGCGATTTGACACCGGAAGCCACGGAGGCCGCCGCCGCCCGGGTGTTGCCCGGCTTCGGCGAACTCATGCGTCAGGAAAGCTTGAAGCAGGTCCCGACCGCAATTCTGTCGCGCCAGATCGCGGCGCATCGCGGTCCCTGCCTGATCATTAACCTGCCCGGCAAACCGGCATCGATCGAAACCTGCCTGAATGCGATCTTTCCGGCTGTGCCTTACTGCCTCGACCTCATCGGCGCCGCCAGCATCCAGACCAACGCGGCGATCCTGAAATCTTTTCGGCCCAAGCCATAA
- a CDS encoding transglutaminase: MIYDIRHQTLYEYGSTVTFSNCALRLLPKDGPGQTVLASELLITPEPAQMIERICFFGNRLTFLTIETAHRKLIVEARTSVEVDRPEPPILSATPAFETVREEAFGSDSLDKESPAHFLHPSRLAPRFEPASDYARASFPAGRPILEGANELMRRIKADFKYDTKATVVSTPISEAFEKRHGVCQDFAHIMIAGLRGIGLPAAYISGYIRTIPPPGKKRLEGADAMHAWVSVWCGETHGWVDLDPTNSIMIGNDFIVLAKGRDYADISPVAGIILGSREQDVDARVDVVPRA; encoded by the coding sequence GTGATCTACGATATTCGCCACCAGACCCTGTATGAATACGGCTCGACGGTGACGTTTTCGAACTGCGCTCTGCGGCTGTTGCCGAAGGACGGCCCCGGCCAAACAGTGCTCGCGAGCGAACTTCTGATCACGCCGGAACCGGCGCAAATGATCGAACGGATTTGTTTTTTTGGCAATCGCCTCACATTCCTGACGATCGAAACCGCACATCGCAAATTGATCGTCGAAGCCAGGACAAGTGTTGAGGTCGACCGCCCGGAGCCTCCGATTTTAAGCGCTACACCCGCTTTCGAGACGGTTCGCGAGGAGGCCTTTGGCAGCGACTCTCTTGATAAAGAGTCGCCCGCGCATTTTTTGCACCCGAGCCGGCTTGCGCCGCGGTTCGAGCCGGCCTCGGACTATGCGCGGGCAAGCTTTCCGGCCGGCCGACCAATCCTCGAAGGCGCCAATGAATTGATGCGGCGGATCAAGGCCGATTTCAAATACGACACCAAAGCAACGGTGGTTTCGACGCCGATTTCGGAGGCTTTCGAGAAGCGCCACGGCGTTTGCCAGGATTTCGCCCATATCATGATTGCGGGCCTGCGCGGCATTGGCCTGCCGGCGGCCTATATCTCGGGGTATATCCGGACGATTCCGCCCCCGGGCAAGAAACGTCTTGAAGGCGCCGATGCCATGCATGCCTGGGTTTCGGTCTGGTGCGGCGAGACGCATGGCTGGGTCGATCTCGACCCCACCAATTCCATCATGATCGGCAATGATTTTATCGTCTTGGCGAAGGGCCGCGATTACGCCGATATTTCTCCGGTGGCGGGAATAATCCTGGGTTCGCGCGAACAGGATGTCGATGCGCGTGTCGATGTCGTGCCGCGAGCGTAG
- a CDS encoding glutathione S-transferase produces MVTLFHHPLCPHSRFVRVLLGEYAIKPDLIEEKPYERRRDFLALDPAGQTPVLVEESGIVISGPGPIAEYFDETHGLALGRHRLLPEDPASRAEVRRLFEWFSQKFYNEVSNWLVNEKVYKRFMSREQGGGGPDMNLVHAARVNIRTHLRYIGYLAGHRNWLAGDRLSHADLAAAAHLSCVDFLGDVPWDEDETAKVWYARIKSRPAFRSLLADRLPGLSPNPIYADLDF; encoded by the coding sequence ATGGTCACGCTCTTTCATCATCCGCTTTGCCCGCATTCGCGTTTCGTGAGGGTGCTGTTGGGCGAATACGCCATCAAGCCCGACCTCATCGAGGAAAAGCCCTATGAACGGCGGCGCGATTTCCTGGCTCTCGATCCTGCCGGGCAAACCCCGGTTCTTGTGGAAGAATCGGGGATTGTAATTTCAGGCCCGGGTCCGATCGCCGAATATTTCGACGAAACCCATGGCCTTGCCCTGGGCCGCCACCGGCTGCTGCCCGAGGATCCGGCTTCGCGGGCCGAGGTGCGGCGGCTGTTCGAATGGTTCAGCCAGAAATTCTACAACGAAGTGTCCAATTGGCTCGTCAACGAAAAGGTTTATAAGCGGTTTATGTCGCGGGAGCAGGGCGGCGGCGGGCCCGACATGAACCTCGTACATGCGGCGCGGGTCAATATCCGCACCCATCTGCGCTATATCGGTTATCTGGCCGGCCATCGGAATTGGCTCGCGGGCGACCGGCTATCCCATGCCGATCTGGCCGCGGCGGCGCATCTCTCCTGCGTGGATTTTCTAGGCGACGTGCCATGGGACGAGGACGAGACGGCAAAAGTCTGGTACGCGCGGATAAAATCGCGTCCGGCGTTCCGCTCGCTGCTCGCGGACCGGTTGCCGGGCCTCTCCCCGAATCCCATCTATGCGGACCTCGATTTTTAA
- the queG gene encoding tRNA epoxyqueuosine(34) reductase QueG encodes MGRGRDGKSLVRADKIASGVPLAARGPVAGPLPESHLCGPRFLSSDFGSQLRAKAQSLGFDICRVTDPGSIPDAPERLAAWLASGASGSMDWLAETQARRANPRLLWPETASIILVGMNYGPAEDPLAALARRSRGNISVYARNRDYHDLIKGRLKLLAAWLVAQAKGTELKVFVDTAPVMEKPLAQAAGLGWAGKHSNLVSRDFGSWLFLGSIFTNLPLVPDPPETDHCGHCRACLDICPTRAFSRPYVLDARRCISYLTIEHKGHIDVEFRPLMGNRIYGCDDCLAVCPWNKFAAVAREAKLQPREDLCAPPLAELLRLDDAAFRGFFAGSPIKRIGVDRFLRNVLIAAGNSGDGAIAGAVEEKLASASPLVRAMAVWALSRLVAFDHFIELERRWHPVETDEAVKAEWAMANHAGAALKP; translated from the coding sequence ATGGGACGAGGACGAGACGGCAAAAGTCTGGTACGCGCGGATAAAATCGCGTCCGGCGTTCCGCTCGCTGCTCGCGGACCGGTTGCCGGGCCTCTCCCCGAATCCCATCTATGCGGACCTCGATTTTTAAGCTCCGATTTCGGATCGCAGCTGCGGGCGAAGGCCCAATCGCTGGGCTTCGACATTTGCCGAGTCACGGATCCGGGGTCCATTCCCGACGCGCCGGAAAGACTGGCCGCCTGGCTGGCCTCCGGCGCGTCCGGCTCGATGGACTGGCTGGCCGAGACGCAAGCGCGACGGGCCAATCCGCGACTCCTGTGGCCGGAGACCGCGAGCATTATTCTCGTTGGCATGAATTACGGGCCGGCGGAGGATCCGCTCGCCGCGTTGGCGCGGAGATCGAGGGGGAATATTTCCGTTTACGCGCGAAACCGCGACTATCACGACCTTATCAAGGGGCGTCTCAAGCTGCTGGCCGCATGGCTCGTCGCCCAAGCCAAAGGGACTGAGCTTAAGGTTTTCGTCGATACCGCGCCGGTGATGGAAAAGCCGCTGGCCCAGGCGGCGGGCCTTGGCTGGGCCGGCAAACACAGCAATCTGGTCTCCCGGGACTTCGGCTCCTGGCTGTTTCTCGGCTCGATTTTCACCAATCTGCCGCTCGTGCCCGATCCGCCGGAAACGGACCATTGCGGCCATTGCCGGGCCTGCCTCGATATCTGCCCGACGCGGGCGTTTTCGCGCCCCTATGTGCTCGATGCTAGGCGTTGCATTTCCTATCTCACCATCGAGCATAAGGGCCACATCGACGTCGAGTTCCGGCCGCTAATGGGAAACCGGATCTATGGCTGCGATGATTGTCTGGCCGTCTGCCCCTGGAACAAATTTGCGGCCGTGGCCCGGGAAGCGAAATTGCAGCCGCGCGAAGACTTGTGTGCACCGCCTCTGGCCGAATTGCTTCGCCTTGACGATGCCGCCTTTCGGGGTTTCTTTGCCGGAAGCCCGATCAAGCGAATCGGGGTCGACCGTTTCCTGCGCAATGTCTTGATCGCGGCCGGCAATTCCGGCGATGGGGCGATCGCCGGCGCGGTTGAAGAGAAACTTGCGAGTGCGTCTCCCCTCGTGCGGGCGATGGCGGTTTGGGCGCTGAGTCGGCTCGTTGCGTTCGATCACTTTATTGAACTCGAACGGCGCTGGCATCCGGTCGAGACCGACGAAGCGGTCAAGGCGGAATGGGCGATGGCGAATCACGCCGGCGCTGCTTTAAAGCCATGA
- a CDS encoding NAD(P)-dependent oxidoreductase, protein MKLFAFGLGYCARHFIARSGNAYESVAGTVRSAAKAEELKAENIEVLVFGPEHEDPSIAEKVAAADVLLVSVPPGISVDPVLARFGHRIASLRRPQTIVYLSTIGVYGDRRGEWVDETATPVPSSARSVARLQVEKSWAAIGKEIDKKVHILRLAGIYGPGRNALANLKSGTAKRIVKRGQVFNRIHVEDISRAIEAAVAYTGPSGIWNVSDDAPSPPQDVITFAAMLMGIDPPPEQQVETAEMSPMTRSFYAENKRASNWKLKDELGVKLAFPTYRVGLEALWEAGEGRS, encoded by the coding sequence ATGAAGCTCTTTGCATTCGGTCTTGGCTATTGCGCGCGCCATTTCATTGCCCGCTCGGGAAACGCCTATGAATCCGTCGCAGGCACGGTTCGGAGCGCCGCCAAAGCCGAGGAGCTGAAAGCTGAAAATATCGAGGTCTTGGTGTTCGGCCCCGAGCATGAGGATCCTTCCATCGCCGAGAAGGTTGCCGCCGCCGACGTTCTCCTGGTTTCGGTCCCGCCGGGCATTTCGGTCGATCCTGTGTTGGCGCGGTTCGGTCACCGCATCGCCAGCCTCAGGCGCCCGCAGACGATCGTCTATCTCTCGACCATCGGCGTTTATGGCGACCGTCGTGGCGAATGGGTCGATGAAACGGCGACCCCCGTGCCGTCCTCTGCGCGTTCGGTCGCGCGGCTCCAGGTTGAAAAATCCTGGGCTGCCATTGGCAAGGAAATCGACAAGAAGGTTCATATTCTGCGGCTTGCGGGAATTTATGGCCCCGGCCGCAATGCGCTCGCCAATCTGAAGTCCGGCACCGCGAAGCGGATCGTGAAACGGGGGCAGGTCTTCAACCGGATCCATGTGGAGGATATCAGCCGGGCGATCGAGGCCGCCGTGGCCTACACTGGCCCGAGCGGCATTTGGAATGTGAGCGACGATGCGCCATCGCCGCCGCAGGATGTGATTACGTTCGCGGCCATGCTGATGGGCATCGATCCGCCGCCCGAGCAACAGGTCGAGACCGCCGAAATGTCGCCGATGACGCGAAGCTTTTACGCCGAGAACAAGCGCGCCTCGAATTGGAAATTGAAGGACGAGCTTGGCGTCAAACTCGCTTTCCCGACCTATCGGGTCGGCCTGGAAGCGCTTTGGGAAGCGGGCGAGGGGCGCAGCTGA
- a CDS encoding peptidase M3, translating into MDEKNPRGNPLLEPWTGPFEIPPFDQLKPEQFRHAFEVALGAARGEIQSIANNPESPTFANTIEALEKSGRELTRVASVFFNLAGADTNDELEAIEREVTPLLARHRSELYLNEALFQRVDALQAKRDTLDLDAEQARVLERYHIAFRRNGGGLPQQTKARLAEINERLATLGTNFGQNILADERAYMLVLSTPEELAGLPDSLIDAAAQTAADRGLPGKYGITLSRSSIEPFLQFSTRRDLREKAFRAWTQRGESGGVTDNRAIAAEMVQLRAERAQLLGFESFAHFRVADTMAKTPQAALDLLQSVWVPARARALREEEALQALVAGEGGNFDLAPWDWRFYAERRRKLEFDLDEGELKPYLQLDKMIEAAFFTANRLFGLSFIERTDLPLYHPDARSWTVAGRDGQELALFVGDYFARPSKHSGAWMSSFREQHKLEGEVRPIIVNVLNFAKAAEGQASLLSFDDARTLFHEFGHALHGMLSNVTYPMISGTNVARDFVEFPSQLYEHWLEQPEILRRFAVHHETGEPMPEALVQRLLSARQFNQGFATVEYASSALIDLNLHLEPKPEAIDIVEFEKQQLGKLGMPGSIVMRHRTPHFQHIFSGDSYSAGYYSYLWSEVLDADGFGAFEERGDIFDPETASRLETYVYSAGYSRDPDEAYKRFRGSAARPEPLLRKRGLMEAPSTEV; encoded by the coding sequence ATGGATGAAAAGAATCCGCGCGGAAACCCGCTGCTTGAACCATGGACGGGGCCTTTCGAAATCCCTCCGTTCGATCAGCTGAAACCGGAGCAATTCCGGCACGCGTTTGAGGTTGCTCTAGGCGCGGCGCGCGGCGAAATCCAGTCGATCGCCAATAATCCCGAGTCCCCGACATTCGCAAATACGATCGAGGCGCTCGAAAAAAGCGGCCGCGAATTGACCCGCGTTGCCTCGGTTTTTTTCAATCTGGCGGGCGCCGACACCAATGACGAACTCGAAGCGATCGAGCGCGAGGTCACGCCCTTGCTCGCGCGCCATCGCAGCGAACTTTATCTCAACGAGGCGCTGTTCCAGCGTGTCGATGCGCTGCAGGCCAAGAGGGACACGCTCGATCTCGATGCCGAACAAGCCCGTGTTTTGGAGCGCTATCATATTGCCTTCCGGCGCAACGGCGGCGGACTGCCGCAGCAAACCAAGGCGCGACTCGCCGAGATCAACGAGCGGTTGGCGACGCTTGGCACAAACTTCGGCCAAAACATTCTTGCCGATGAGCGAGCCTATATGCTGGTTTTGTCGACGCCGGAGGAGCTCGCCGGACTTCCTGACTCGCTGATAGACGCGGCAGCGCAAACCGCCGCCGACCGGGGCCTTCCCGGCAAATATGGAATCACGCTTTCGCGTTCGAGCATCGAACCGTTCTTGCAGTTTTCGACGCGTCGCGATCTTCGTGAAAAAGCGTTTCGGGCCTGGACCCAGCGCGGCGAAAGCGGCGGGGTGACGGACAATCGCGCCATTGCGGCCGAAATGGTGCAATTACGGGCCGAACGCGCGCAGCTTCTCGGCTTTGAAAGTTTCGCGCATTTCCGCGTCGCCGATACGATGGCGAAAACCCCGCAGGCCGCGCTCGATCTATTGCAGTCCGTATGGGTGCCCGCGCGGGCCCGAGCCCTGCGCGAGGAGGAAGCCTTGCAGGCGCTGGTCGCCGGGGAGGGCGGCAATTTCGATCTTGCCCCTTGGGATTGGCGCTTTTATGCCGAGCGCCGCCGCAAGCTGGAGTTCGATCTCGACGAAGGCGAGCTCAAGCCCTATCTGCAACTGGACAAAATGATTGAGGCGGCGTTTTTCACCGCCAACCGGCTGTTCGGCCTCTCTTTCATCGAACGCACAGATCTGCCGCTCTACCACCCGGACGCGCGGTCTTGGACGGTGGCCGGACGCGACGGCCAAGAGCTCGCGCTTTTTGTCGGCGATTATTTCGCACGGCCCTCGAAGCATAGCGGCGCCTGGATGAGTTCGTTCCGGGAACAGCACAAGCTCGAAGGCGAGGTCCGGCCGATCATCGTTAATGTTTTGAATTTTGCCAAGGCCGCCGAGGGGCAGGCCAGCCTTCTGAGTTTCGATGATGCGCGCACCTTGTTTCATGAATTCGGTCATGCCCTCCACGGCATGTTGTCGAATGTCACCTATCCGATGATCTCGGGCACCAATGTCGCCCGCGACTTTGTCGAATTCCCATCGCAGCTTTACGAGCATTGGCTGGAGCAGCCGGAAATTCTGCGCCGCTTCGCCGTGCATCACGAAACCGGCGAACCGATGCCGGAAGCGCTGGTTCAAAGGCTCTTGTCGGCGCGTCAATTCAACCAGGGTTTTGCGACCGTCGAATATGCGTCATCGGCTCTGATCGATCTCAATCTTCATCTTGAGCCGAAGCCCGAAGCGATCGATATCGTCGAATTTGAAAAGCAGCAACTCGGCAAGCTTGGCATGCCCGGCTCGATTGTCATGCGCCACCGCACACCGCATTTCCAGCACATCTTCTCCGGCGATTCCTATTCGGCGGGCTATTACAGCTATCTCTGGTCGGAAGTGCTCGATGCCGATGGATTTGGGGCTTTCGAGGAGCGCGGCGATATTTTCGATCCCGAGACCGCCAGCAGGCTGGAGACTTACGTTTATTCCGCAGGCTATAGCCGCGATCCGGATGAGGCCTATAAGCGGTTTCGCGGCAGCGCGGCGCGGCCCGAGCCGCTCTTGCGCAAGCGCGGGCTGATGGAGGCGCCGTCCACAGAAGTTTGA